A genomic region of uncultured Roseibium sp. contains the following coding sequences:
- a CDS encoding aminotransferase class I/II-fold pyridoxal phosphate-dependent enzyme produces MTERRPGDYSIETLLATVAEGAGGAVVPPIVQTSLFTFDSYKAFEDRMAGRSDDPLYSRVQNPTVAAFEGLIAAAEEGEAAVGFASGMAAISSTVLALVKPGDRIACVEHVYPDAYRFFERLLRPFGVEITYHPVADFETDPDLLDGVRLAYLESPNTVVFQAMDLPRVAAHARRHGALTVIDNSWATPVFQRPLTLGIDIVLHSASKYLSGHSDTVAGVVISSAELVGRIRDLSLSLLGGKLAPFEAFLLTRGLRTLGARMRQHQSAADRFVDNLSGHPLVRTVLSPGPNQVPGLTGRSGLLSVELDDSVSIPDFADALKLFRLGVSWGGFESLLLPTQIALNQSGEENSLQRFGVSGRIVRLSLGLEDPIDLWADFDAALNLSANRK; encoded by the coding sequence ATGACTGAACGGCGCCCTGGCGACTATTCGATCGAAACCCTGCTTGCGACCGTCGCCGAAGGTGCGGGCGGTGCGGTGGTTCCGCCAATCGTACAGACGTCGCTGTTCACGTTCGACAGCTACAAGGCCTTCGAGGACCGGATGGCCGGACGCTCGGATGATCCGCTCTACAGCCGGGTCCAGAACCCGACGGTCGCCGCGTTCGAGGGCCTGATCGCCGCCGCCGAGGAAGGCGAGGCGGCCGTCGGTTTCGCATCCGGGATGGCGGCGATTTCCTCCACCGTGCTGGCGCTGGTCAAACCGGGTGACCGCATTGCCTGCGTCGAACATGTCTATCCGGATGCCTACAGGTTCTTTGAGCGCCTGCTCAGGCCCTTCGGGGTCGAGATTACCTATCATCCGGTCGCGGATTTCGAGACTGATCCGGACCTGCTGGACGGGGTCAGGCTCGCCTATCTCGAAAGCCCGAACACGGTCGTGTTTCAGGCAATGGATCTGCCAAGGGTTGCGGCCCACGCCCGGCGGCACGGTGCGCTCACGGTGATTGACAATTCCTGGGCGACCCCTGTCTTTCAGCGTCCGCTGACGCTTGGCATCGATATCGTGCTTCACTCCGCGTCGAAGTATCTGTCGGGCCATTCCGACACGGTGGCCGGGGTCGTCATTTCCAGCGCGGAACTGGTCGGGCGGATCCGTGATCTTTCGCTTTCGCTGCTCGGTGGCAAGCTCGCGCCGTTCGAGGCTTTCCTGCTGACCCGAGGCCTCAGGACCCTTGGCGCCCGCATGCGGCAGCATCAGTCCGCGGCGGACCGGTTTGTCGACAATCTCTCCGGGCATCCATTGGTCAGGACGGTGCTGTCACCGGGTCCCAATCAGGTGCCGGGGCTGACCGGCCGCTCAGGTCTGCTGTCGGTGGAGCTCGACGACAGTGTCAGCATCCCGGACTTCGCCGACGCCTTGAAGCTGTTCCGGCTCGGGGTGAGCTGGGGCGGATTCGAGAGCCTGCTCCTGCCGACCCAGATCGCACTCAACCAATCCGGGGAAGAGAACTCGCTGCAGCGGTTCGGCGTTTCAGGCCGGATCGTCCGTCTGAGTCTCGGACTGGAAGATCCCATCGACCTTTGGGCTGACTTTGATGCGGCTCTCAATCTAAGCGCCAACCGTAAATAA
- a CDS encoding FCD domain-containing protein: MAEKAPTKKRAPEDETAEEPRDVPHALIRLIEDEGLQVGDRLPPELDLVRRLGFGRSTIRETLKTWESMGVVSRNKGAGTRLIGEMSRNTLRVALTIKHEAESLIRMQQVRRPLEIEAVRLATRLATPDQRRVINARAAELIAVYEAGEDWRPADHRFHKAIHAATGNPLFEQIIDQILKCFHDIYETPFGKPHLGQDSIPLHRPLADAVIAGDEDKAVEFTEQIIDMVCAETLKIAEACND; encoded by the coding sequence ATGGCGGAAAAAGCCCCGACAAAGAAACGCGCTCCCGAAGATGAGACAGCTGAAGAGCCGCGTGATGTGCCCCACGCGCTGATCAGGCTGATCGAGGATGAAGGCCTCCAGGTCGGTGACCGGCTGCCGCCGGAGTTGGACCTGGTGCGGCGTCTCGGCTTTGGCAGGTCGACCATTCGCGAAACCCTGAAGACCTGGGAAAGCATGGGAGTCGTCAGCCGGAACAAGGGAGCCGGGACCAGGCTGATCGGCGAAATGTCCAGGAATACCCTGCGGGTGGCACTGACGATCAAGCATGAGGCAGAAAGCCTGATCCGGATGCAACAGGTCCGCCGTCCGCTCGAGATCGAGGCCGTTCGCCTGGCGACGCGGCTTGCGACGCCGGACCAGCGCCGCGTCATCAATGCGCGCGCGGCCGAACTCATCGCCGTTTACGAGGCCGGCGAAGACTGGCGCCCCGCCGACCATCGCTTCCACAAGGCGATCCACGCCGCGACCGGAAACCCGCTCTTCGAACAGATCATCGACCAGATCCTGAAGTGCTTTCACGACATCTACGAAACGCCTTTCGGAAAGCCGCATCTGGGCCAGGATTCCATCCCGCTGCACAGGCCCCTGGCCGACGCCGTCATTGCCGGGGACGAGGACAAGGCGGTCGAGTTCACGGAGCAGATCATCGACATGGTGTGCGCTGAAACCCTGAAGATCGCCGAGGCATGCAATGACTGA
- a CDS encoding acyltransferase family protein: MNYRADIDGLRAVAVLSVVVYHLGNSVGFNGYLGVDIFFVISGYLITAIIKQEVADGTFTFGGFYMRRIRRIIPILLVVLTVSTVAALLLFLPSELKLYAKSVIATLFFVSNILFYSESGYFDADAELKPLLHTWSLSVEEQFYIVFPLLLLFALRRGPTLAKAIIALLFLMSLTWNLLFPGVFTDNSFAFFMFPVRAWELLAGSALALGLFPQLPDRRRLSEGLGVLAVLLILAGFLPRYPEAVPYVFQTLPTVLGAALIIALGGQAHQPFLSRVLSLRYVTFIGKISYSLYLWHWPIFVFAAYYGFGRLSDPVRVGLILLSLLLSALSWKFIEEPFRRSRSRRLLRWSAAGACALPLILLICSVSILRTNGVLPWMPENIATLAVAERLQNFKTVTDEAGQTVITLDGSGYAVNASVLLVGDSHAEAVHRAVAAAAETKNRSVIRLGNSCFATFEELKTDRELSDCVDATREQLRYILERPELKTIVIAQRWQARTAGWHTKSGVAAGEIWKLRLETLLDYVEQLTDAGREVIVLAQVPLIETRLQNVPSIIARMEMWDADALDSFGPTEDRYLSLNANMLDVLRKVEDRSSATVIYPHQVFCSNGTCQVYDTEGVFYFDDDHLSVYGANKLIGEFAPLF; the protein is encoded by the coding sequence TTGAACTATCGTGCGGATATTGACGGGCTCCGCGCCGTCGCAGTGTTGAGCGTTGTCGTTTACCACCTCGGCAACAGCGTCGGCTTCAACGGCTATCTCGGCGTCGATATCTTCTTCGTTATTTCCGGCTACCTGATCACCGCGATCATAAAACAGGAAGTCGCCGACGGAACCTTCACCTTCGGCGGGTTTTACATGCGCCGCATCCGGCGGATCATCCCCATTCTGCTGGTCGTCCTGACCGTGTCGACCGTGGCCGCGCTGCTCCTGTTTCTGCCGAGCGAACTGAAGCTCTACGCAAAGAGCGTTATCGCGACGCTGTTCTTCGTGTCGAACATCCTGTTCTACAGTGAATCGGGGTATTTCGATGCGGACGCGGAGCTGAAACCGCTCCTGCACACGTGGTCCCTTTCGGTCGAAGAACAGTTCTATATCGTCTTCCCTTTACTGCTTCTCTTTGCCCTCAGACGCGGGCCCACCTTGGCCAAGGCCATCATCGCGCTGCTTTTCCTGATGTCGCTCACGTGGAACCTGCTTTTTCCGGGCGTCTTCACCGATAACAGTTTCGCCTTCTTCATGTTTCCGGTGCGCGCCTGGGAGCTCCTTGCCGGCTCCGCGCTCGCGCTTGGCCTTTTCCCACAGCTGCCGGACAGGCGCAGATTGAGCGAAGGTCTCGGCGTCCTTGCGGTCCTGCTGATCCTCGCGGGGTTCCTGCCGCGCTATCCGGAAGCGGTGCCTTACGTCTTCCAGACGCTGCCGACAGTCCTCGGCGCCGCGCTCATCATCGCTCTCGGCGGGCAGGCACACCAACCGTTCCTGAGCCGGGTTCTGAGTCTCAGGTACGTGACGTTCATCGGGAAGATTTCCTATTCGCTCTACCTGTGGCACTGGCCGATTTTCGTCTTCGCCGCCTATTACGGCTTCGGCAGGTTGTCGGACCCGGTCAGGGTCGGGCTGATCCTGCTGTCGCTGCTGCTGTCGGCACTTTCCTGGAAATTTATCGAAGAGCCGTTCCGGCGCTCACGGTCCAGAAGGCTGCTGAGATGGAGCGCCGCCGGGGCCTGCGCGCTGCCACTGATCCTGTTGATCTGCAGCGTGTCGATCCTGCGGACCAACGGCGTCCTGCCGTGGATGCCGGAGAATATCGCCACCCTGGCCGTCGCCGAGCGGCTGCAGAACTTCAAGACGGTCACGGACGAGGCGGGGCAGACCGTGATCACGCTTGACGGTTCCGGTTACGCAGTCAACGCGTCCGTGCTGCTTGTCGGCGACTCGCATGCGGAAGCCGTTCACCGGGCCGTCGCGGCGGCCGCGGAGACGAAGAACCGGAGCGTCATCCGGCTCGGCAATTCCTGTTTCGCCACTTTCGAGGAACTGAAAACCGACCGGGAGCTGAGCGATTGCGTCGACGCCACACGGGAGCAGCTTCGCTACATTCTTGAGCGCCCCGAGCTCAAGACCATCGTGATCGCGCAGCGCTGGCAGGCGCGCACCGCAGGCTGGCACACGAAATCCGGCGTGGCCGCCGGCGAGATCTGGAAACTGCGCCTGGAAACCCTGCTCGACTACGTGGAGCAGCTGACCGATGCCGGGCGCGAAGTGATCGTGCTGGCGCAGGTTCCGTTGATCGAAACCAGGCTGCAGAACGTGCCGTCCATCATTGCCCGCATGGAAATGTGGGACGCCGACGCATTGGACAGCTTCGGCCCGACGGAGGACCGCTACCTGTCCTTAAACGCGAACATGCTGGATGTTCTGAGGAAGGTTGAGGACAGGAGCAGCGCGACCGTCATCTACCCGCATCAGGTCTTCTGCTCCAACGGCACGTGCCAAGTCTATGACACTGAGGGCGTCTTCTACTTCGATGACGATCACCTGTCCGTCTATGGCGCCAACAAGTTGATCGGTGAATTCGCACCGCTGTTCTAG
- a CDS encoding EAL domain-containing protein produces MSAFHTSLLEVLPFAAAYVARDGGILACNGVFENALQLRGLARVPVRFQEVLSDESWKRFERVLLAAFGGVPAEVSGEIRLTSGDAFCRHFMCTSRVLLQKGCEAVLVQFGAETGVQEQEMAIVEAQRQDDRDHRTAFARHMSDSRVLEHFPDEILYFDGSESHADMALTLLEKTGGAQDADGLTRTLEEARQSLPQTLHIPEACASAREAGTGGSRVSEVRLVALPRDHEGKPDGNPCMAIVRRNVDNPAEIAENKRLAYEDPLTGLENRRAFTRALKRELERMPSDGESGLAVYYIDLDEFKKVNDLGGHDAGDDMLLRVASCLKLALGDFGTVARIGGDEFAAMLPVTSRETAHEYAEKILEGFGRIRLEIKERVFTISGSVGVAYADAAMHRKYTDANALLGLADTACLRGKRSGGRSVQLHGVGAEDDPAHLEENDNLPEAESFCGKELTLYAMPIVSLNNNETCGHEVLLRLQGDRAKGLSSRAWISAAERSGFIAQVDAWTLDRVLDAAERNANRSLLTMNVSAESARDPGFRDSLHNRLSVNPLLASRLCLEIAEKDFLREPSTVESFFGFVSEFGCQTAIDDFAGHWPVLSRLPGMRVEWLKLEAGLTRQVLREPARAEILRGLIGAARNLGMKVIAKHIESPAQADLLRTLDIEAAQGFHFGRPAPWIEIRS; encoded by the coding sequence TTGTCTGCCTTTCACACTTCCCTGCTGGAAGTGCTGCCCTTCGCTGCTGCCTATGTCGCCAGGGATGGTGGCATTCTGGCCTGCAACGGTGTGTTTGAAAACGCTCTCCAATTGCGGGGTCTTGCGCGCGTTCCCGTCCGGTTTCAGGAAGTCTTGTCCGACGAAAGCTGGAAGCGGTTCGAGCGTGTCCTGTTGGCTGCCTTTGGCGGTGTTCCCGCGGAGGTGAGCGGTGAGATACGGCTCACGTCCGGTGACGCGTTTTGCCGTCACTTCATGTGCACCTCCCGCGTTCTGCTGCAGAAAGGCTGCGAGGCGGTCCTGGTGCAGTTCGGGGCGGAAACCGGCGTTCAGGAACAGGAAATGGCAATCGTTGAGGCCCAAAGACAAGATGACAGGGACCACAGGACCGCGTTCGCGCGGCACATGTCGGACAGCCGGGTTCTTGAACACTTTCCCGATGAAATACTCTACTTTGACGGCTCCGAGAGCCATGCGGACATGGCGCTGACGCTGCTTGAGAAGACAGGCGGCGCTCAAGACGCAGACGGACTGACGCGAACGCTTGAAGAGGCAAGGCAGTCCCTGCCGCAGACCCTGCACATTCCGGAGGCCTGTGCCTCGGCACGCGAGGCCGGAACCGGTGGATCGCGCGTCAGCGAGGTCAGGCTGGTCGCCTTGCCGCGCGACCACGAGGGCAAACCGGACGGGAATCCGTGCATGGCCATTGTCAGGCGAAACGTCGACAATCCGGCGGAGATCGCAGAGAACAAGCGTCTTGCATACGAAGACCCTCTGACGGGGCTGGAAAACAGGCGGGCTTTCACGAGGGCCTTGAAGCGCGAATTGGAACGCATGCCATCCGACGGGGAATCCGGGCTCGCGGTCTATTACATCGATCTCGACGAATTCAAGAAGGTCAATGACCTGGGGGGGCATGATGCCGGCGACGACATGCTGTTGCGCGTTGCCTCCTGTCTGAAGCTGGCACTTGGCGATTTCGGAACGGTTGCAAGGATCGGTGGTGACGAGTTCGCCGCGATGCTTCCGGTCACAAGCCGGGAAACCGCCCACGAATATGCGGAGAAGATCCTCGAAGGCTTCGGACGGATAAGGCTCGAAATCAAGGAGCGCGTTTTCACGATTTCAGGCTCCGTCGGCGTGGCTTATGCCGACGCGGCGATGCATCGCAAGTACACCGATGCCAATGCCCTGCTGGGGCTTGCAGACACGGCTTGCCTGCGCGGCAAGCGGAGCGGCGGGAGATCGGTTCAACTGCACGGGGTGGGCGCGGAAGATGATCCGGCGCATCTTGAAGAGAACGACAACCTGCCAGAGGCGGAAAGTTTCTGCGGCAAGGAGCTGACGCTCTATGCCATGCCGATCGTGTCGCTCAACAACAATGAAACCTGTGGTCACGAGGTCCTGCTGCGGCTCCAGGGCGACCGGGCGAAGGGACTTTCGTCTCGCGCCTGGATTTCGGCGGCCGAACGTTCCGGCTTCATTGCCCAGGTCGATGCCTGGACCCTCGACAGGGTACTGGACGCAGCCGAGCGCAATGCCAACAGATCCCTGCTGACGATGAATGTCTCGGCGGAATCGGCGCGTGATCCCGGTTTCCGCGACAGCCTGCACAACCGGCTGTCGGTCAATCCGCTGCTCGCCTCACGCCTGTGCCTCGAAATTGCGGAAAAGGATTTCCTGCGCGAACCGTCGACCGTCGAATCCTTCTTCGGTTTCGTCTCCGAGTTCGGGTGTCAGACGGCGATCGACGACTTTGCCGGTCACTGGCCGGTTCTGTCACGCCTGCCGGGCATGCGGGTGGAGTGGCTGAAGCTGGAAGCGGGCCTGACACGGCAGGTGCTGCGGGAGCCCGCAAGGGCGGAGATCCTGCGCGGCCTGATCGGCGCGGCGCGCAATCTGGGGATGAAGGTAATCGCAAAACATATCGAATCGCCCGCCCAGGCCGATCTGCTTCGCACGCTGGACATCGAGGCGGCGCAGGGTTTCCACTTCGGACGTCCCGCGCCCTGGATCGAGATCCGCTCCTGA
- a CDS encoding septal ring lytic transglycosylase RlpA family protein, with protein sequence MLLIPAATQANSSFQQCGKASWYKLGGTTASGERANPQGLTAAHRTLPFGTLVDVTNLSNGKTVTVRINDRGPFAKGRVIDVTLAAARQLGFVNKGITKVHVTNADTPRSANHTQKCQ encoded by the coding sequence ATGCTTCTCATTCCGGCCGCCACACAGGCAAACAGCAGCTTTCAGCAATGCGGAAAAGCGTCCTGGTACAAGCTCGGCGGGACCACGGCCAGCGGCGAGCGGGCCAATCCTCAGGGCCTGACCGCTGCCCACAGGACGTTGCCGTTCGGCACCCTTGTCGACGTGACCAACCTGTCGAACGGCAAGACCGTTACAGTCCGGATCAACGACCGGGGGCCCTTTGCGAAAGGCCGCGTGATCGACGTTACCCTGGCAGCCGCCAGACAGCTCGGTTTCGTCAACAAGGGCATCACGAAGGTGCATGTGACCAATGCCGACACGCCGCGTAGTGCAAACCATACGCAGAAATGCCAATAA
- a CDS encoding cryptochrome/photolyase family protein: MTRKTGCRHLVLILGDQLTPAISSLSNADRDRDIILMAEVHEETTYVRHHKKKIAFLLAAMRHFAQELREDGWQVDYVRLDDGANTGSFRGEVARACAAWAPEAIVVTEPGEWRVRADMASWQALTGVPLDLREDTRFVISEVGFRAWATGRRQLRMEHFYREMRRKTGLLMENGKPAGGKWNYDADNRKPARGDLFMPQPARFAPDDITRAVLELIDARFSDHIGTLEPFWFAVTRSDAEAAFDTFLEEALAGFGTYQDAMLTGEKFLYHSVISAYLNAGLLDPLDLCRKVEAAYRQGRAPLNAAEGYIRQILGWREYVRGIYWLNMPDYAASNALAASRPLPGFYWTGDTGMHCLSEAIGQTIGEAYAHHIQRLMITGNFALLAGVDPHEVHEWYLAVYADAYEWVELPNTIGMSQFADGGLLASKPYASSGNYINKMSDYCGSCSYDVRLKTGEKACPFNALYWAFLERNREVLSGNPRLGQPYATWNRMAPDKQQAYRESAARFLEKLDRQERV; this comes from the coding sequence ATGACCCGAAAGACCGGCTGCCGACATCTCGTCCTGATCCTTGGCGACCAGCTGACACCCGCCATCTCGAGCCTTAGCAACGCCGATAGGGATCGTGACATTATCCTGATGGCCGAGGTGCACGAAGAGACGACCTATGTGCGCCACCACAAGAAGAAGATCGCCTTCCTGCTGGCGGCCATGCGCCATTTCGCGCAGGAGCTGCGCGAGGACGGCTGGCAGGTCGACTATGTCCGGCTGGACGATGGCGCCAACACGGGCAGTTTCCGCGGCGAGGTTGCGCGGGCCTGCGCCGCGTGGGCGCCCGAGGCCATTGTCGTCACCGAGCCGGGCGAGTGGCGGGTGCGCGCGGACATGGCATCCTGGCAGGCACTGACCGGTGTCCCGCTCGACCTGCGCGAAGACACGCGTTTCGTCATTTCCGAGGTCGGTTTCCGGGCCTGGGCAACCGGCCGCAGGCAATTGCGCATGGAGCATTTCTACCGGGAAATGCGCCGGAAGACCGGGCTCCTGATGGAGAACGGCAAGCCGGCCGGCGGCAAGTGGAACTATGACGCCGACAACCGCAAACCCGCCCGCGGGGACCTGTTCATGCCGCAGCCGGCCCGTTTCGCACCCGATGACATCACGCGCGCGGTGCTGGAGCTGATCGATGCGCGTTTCAGCGATCACATCGGCACCCTCGAACCCTTCTGGTTCGCGGTCACGCGCAGCGACGCGGAGGCCGCCTTCGACACCTTCCTGGAAGAGGCGCTTGCCGGTTTCGGCACCTACCAGGACGCTATGCTGACCGGGGAGAAATTCCTCTATCACTCGGTCATCTCCGCCTATCTCAATGCCGGCCTGCTGGACCCGCTCGATCTCTGCCGCAAGGTCGAAGCGGCGTACCGGCAGGGCAGGGCACCGCTCAATGCGGCGGAAGGCTACATCCGCCAGATCCTCGGCTGGCGCGAATATGTGCGTGGCATCTACTGGCTGAACATGCCGGACTATGCCGCCTCCAACGCCCTTGCCGCCTCCCGGCCGCTGCCCGGTTTCTACTGGACCGGCGACACCGGCATGCATTGCCTGTCCGAGGCGATCGGGCAGACGATCGGCGAGGCCTATGCGCACCACATCCAGCGGCTGATGATCACGGGCAATTTCGCCCTGCTGGCCGGCGTAGATCCGCACGAGGTTCATGAATGGTATCTCGCCGTCTACGCCGATGCCTATGAATGGGTCGAACTGCCGAACACGATCGGCATGAGCCAGTTCGCCGATGGCGGCCTGCTTGCCTCCAAGCCCTATGCGTCCAGCGGCAACTACATCAACAAGATGTCGGACTATTGCGGGTCCTGCTCCTACGATGTCCGTCTGAAAACGGGCGAGAAGGCGTGTCCTTTCAACGCGCTCTACTGGGCATTCCTGGAGCGGAACCGGGAAGTCCTCTCGGGCAATCCGAGACTGGGTCAGCCCTATGCCACCTGGAACCGCATGGCCCCCGACAAGCAACAGGCGTATCGGGAGAGCGCGGCAAGGTTCCTGGAAAAGCTCGACCGGCAGGAGCGCGTCTGA
- a CDS encoding autoinducer binding domain-containing protein produces the protein MPENLCKRSEFIVSCNERVTRLETPSELYSLLKETATALGFANAGVVFLPDRQDRRIRSAFVATNVSSGLVAEYDRCRFLESSVIMSALRTDRKPVEYDVEHLPLQRSEEQTAVIRELFVRHKVPRGVFLPCYDHVGRKGAIAFMGERPLPTSGETAMLHLLCHYAFGHLHLLLSASQRTKELTPREIECVELAALGKTNLECGLILGVSETTIAGYFSSISRKLNAANKTHIVALAFERGLIAPKGKEAKARLKAHLPEGNLT, from the coding sequence ATGCCGGAAAACCTTTGCAAACGCTCGGAGTTCATCGTCTCGTGCAATGAGAGGGTGACCCGTCTGGAAACGCCGAGCGAGCTGTATTCCCTGCTGAAGGAAACGGCGACTGCGCTCGGCTTCGCCAACGCCGGCGTGGTTTTCCTGCCGGATCGGCAGGACCGCCGGATCCGGTCCGCATTCGTTGCAACAAACGTGTCTTCCGGCCTCGTTGCGGAGTATGACCGTTGCAGGTTTCTCGAAAGCAGCGTGATCATGTCGGCTTTGCGCACGGACAGGAAACCGGTTGAATACGACGTTGAGCATCTGCCGCTGCAGCGCTCGGAGGAACAGACAGCCGTGATCCGGGAGCTCTTCGTCCGGCACAAGGTGCCGCGCGGGGTCTTCCTGCCGTGCTACGACCATGTCGGCAGAAAAGGGGCAATCGCCTTCATGGGCGAACGGCCGCTGCCGACAAGCGGGGAAACGGCGATGCTGCATCTCCTGTGCCACTATGCATTCGGGCACCTCCACCTGCTTCTTTCGGCCTCGCAGCGCACGAAGGAGCTGACACCCCGCGAAATCGAATGCGTCGAGCTCGCTGCCCTCGGCAAGACAAATCTCGAATGCGGGCTGATCCTGGGCGTCTCCGAAACCACGATCGCCGGGTATTTTTCTTCCATTTCGAGAAAACTGAACGCCGCCAACAAGACCCACATCGTCGCGCTCGCCTTTGAACGCGGGCTGATCGCGCCAAAGGGAAAGGAAGCGAAAGCCCGTCTCAAGGCGCACCTTCCCGAGGGCAACCTGACCTGA
- a CDS encoding 2,4'-dihydroxyacetophenone dioxygenase family protein translates to MPLNEKDENPRIPYQLPFPRDAQAEIVVPSVIPEDERVWVPQADNVWFRPLCLNRSQGYWVNLLRVRKSGVLSRHRHPNPVHGYVIKGRWHYLEHDWVAEAGGYVYEPPGETHTLVVPDDVEEMITLFQVNGVMYYVDPYGKPLGYEDVFTKIDMCRQHYTAVGLGEDYVEQFLR, encoded by the coding sequence ATGCCCTTGAACGAAAAAGACGAGAACCCGCGCATCCCGTATCAGCTGCCGTTTCCCAGGGATGCCCAGGCGGAGATCGTGGTGCCATCAGTGATCCCGGAGGATGAGCGCGTCTGGGTGCCCCAGGCGGACAATGTCTGGTTCCGCCCGCTTTGCCTCAACAGGAGCCAGGGCTACTGGGTCAATCTCTTGCGGGTGCGCAAGTCCGGCGTCCTCTCGCGCCACCGCCACCCCAACCCCGTGCATGGCTATGTCATCAAGGGCCGCTGGCACTATCTGGAGCATGACTGGGTCGCCGAGGCCGGCGGCTATGTCTACGAACCTCCGGGCGAAACCCACACGCTGGTCGTTCCGGACGACGTCGAGGAGATGATCACCCTCTTCCAGGTCAATGGCGTCATGTACTACGTCGACCCCTACGGCAAACCGCTCGGCTATGAAGACGTCTTCACCAAGATCGACATGTGCCGCCAGCACTACACCGCCGTCGGCCTCGGCGAGGATTACGTGGAGCAGTTTCTGCGGTGA
- a CDS encoding SDR family oxidoreductase, with translation MKHALVTGGTRGIGFGVAQTLLEDGWTVTATGVSEAEVAACPHIENLDAVTLDVTDDSAIAELVGTCDRLDGLVNCAGILMREAEYEIETFCRVIDVNLTGTMRMCLAARPLLEGSGGAIVNTASMLSYFGGPLVPAYSASKGGVAQLTKALAAKWAEDGIRVNAVAPGWIETEMTAGLREQSERERTILGRTPMGRWGQPREVGALAAWLLSDRAKFVTGAVYPVDGGYSAV, from the coding sequence ATGAAACATGCCCTGGTGACAGGCGGGACCCGCGGCATCGGCTTCGGGGTGGCGCAGACCCTGCTGGAAGACGGCTGGACCGTGACCGCAACCGGCGTGTCCGAGGCGGAAGTCGCCGCGTGCCCGCACATTGAAAATCTCGACGCCGTCACTCTCGATGTCACGGATGACAGCGCCATCGCGGAGCTTGTCGGCACGTGCGACCGGCTGGACGGCCTGGTCAATTGTGCCGGCATCCTGATGCGCGAGGCGGAATACGAGATCGAGACCTTCTGCAGGGTGATTGACGTCAATCTGACCGGCACAATGCGCATGTGCCTGGCGGCCAGACCGCTTCTGGAGGGTTCGGGCGGTGCGATCGTCAACACGGCCTCGATGCTCAGCTATTTCGGCGGCCCGCTGGTGCCCGCCTATTCCGCTTCCAAGGGCGGGGTCGCCCAGTTGACCAAAGCGCTGGCTGCGAAATGGGCGGAAGACGGGATCAGGGTCAACGCCGTTGCGCCCGGCTGGATCGAGACGGAAATGACCGCCGGTCTGCGCGAACAGTCCGAGCGCGAGCGCACCATCCTCGGCCGCACGCCCATGGGGCGCTGGGGCCAGCCGCGGGAAGTGGGCGCGCTGGCCGCATGGCTGCTCAGTGACAGGGCGAAATTCGTGACGGGTGCGGTCTACCCGGTGGATGGCGGCTATTCCGCCGTCTGA